The Bradyrhizobium sp. CCGB01 genome segment TGGAACGGGTTCGCCTGCTGTTCGACGATCTCGAGACCAAGCGCGGCGTCATCGACCTTCTGGGACGCGCCGAGACCGCCGAGGGCGTGCGGATCTTCATCGGCAGCGAGAACAAACTGTTTTCGCTGTCCGGCTCCTCCACGATCATCTCACCCTATCGGGATGCCGCCGGCCATATCGTCGGCGTTTTGGGCGTGATCGGGCCGACCCGGCTGAATTATGCCCGCGTGATCCCGACCGTGGACTACGCCGCCCGCATCGTCAGCCGCCTTTTGGGGGGGTGACCGGCGTTTCCTCCGATCACGGGCGCTTGATTTTCGCAAGCTTAGGCACGATATCCGGGCCAACAATCCCTTGAGATGAGTTTGAGAAGAGAGCCGATGACCGATCGAGACCGGCAGCCCGACGACACGACCCCGCCGACCGGGGAGCCCGTGGTGTCAAAGCCCTACATCATGCCCGACGATCCCGAGCCGGGCTCGGTCGAGCTGTTGCAGAAGGAAGCCGCCGAGGCGCGCGACCGCATGCTGCGGACGCTGGCCGAAATGGAGAATCTGCGCAAGCGCACCGCCAAGGAGGTCGCCGACTCCAAGCTCTACGGCGTCACCGGCTTTGCCCGCGACGTGCTCGACATCGCCGACAATCTCCAGCGCGCGCTCGATGCTGTTCCGGCCGAAGCCCGTGCCGCGGCCGATCCCGGCCTGACCTCGCTGATCGAGGGCGTCGAGCTCACCGAGCGCTCGCTGCTCAACGCGCTGGAAAAGCACGGCGTGAAGAAGTTCGATCCGCAGGGCCAGAAGTTCGACCCGAACTTCCAGCAGGCGATGTACGAGGTGCCGGATGCGTCGGTGCCTGCGGGCACCGTCGTGCAGGTCATGCAGGCCGGCTACACCATCGGCGAGCGCGTGCTGCGCCCGGCGCTGGTCGGTGTCGCCAAGGGTGGCGCAAAGGCGGCCGCCGCCGCCAACAGCAACGAGTCGAACTGATCCTCATCCTGAGGAGCGCGCTCGCGCGCGTCTCGAAGGATGAGGGCCCGGCTCTCTCAGCTCGGCCTTCATCCTTCGAGACGGCGCTGACGCGCCTCCTCACCATGAGGGGCTGGCGGATGCGTGTGTCCTACGCGCTCACCGCGATGTCACCCGACTGAATCCGCTTCACGCCGGCCTTGGCCATATCGGCCCAGGCCTTCGCCAGTGAGCCCTGCGTGTCGATGCCGCGGCAGGCGTCCTCCACCACATAGACCTCGAAGCCCGCCTTGCGCGCGTCGAGCGCGGTCCAGGCGACGCAGAAATCCGTCGCCAATCCCACAACGAAGACGCGCTTGATCTTGCGGCCCTTCAGGTAACCGGCGAGGCCCGTCGAAGTCTTGCCGTCGGCTTCGAGGAAGGCCGAATAGCTGTCGACGTCCTTGTGAAAGCCCTTGCGGATGATGAGCTCGGCATGCGGGATCGCAAGGTCCTTCGACAGCGCGGCGCCGTCGGTGCCCTGCACGCAATGGTCGGGCCACAGCACCTGCTTGCCGTAAGGCAGATCGACGGTCTCGAACGGCTTCTTGCCGGAATGCACCGAAGCGAACGAGACGTGGCCCGGCGTGTGCCAGTCCTGCGTCATCACCACGTTCGCGAACGCTTTCGAGATCTTGTTGATGACGGGCACCACCTGCTCGCCTTCCTTCACGGCGAGGCTGCCGCCGGGCAGGAAGCAGTTTTGCACGTCGATCACAAGCAGCGCGGATGCATCGTCCGGCTTGATCGATGCGGCTGCAAAGAGCGCGGTTGGAGCGAGGGTTGCGAGCGCCGTCGTCCCAAGCGCCGTCAAAATCTGTCGCCGATCCAGCATCGTTCGCCTCCCCTTGTGAGCCAATGGAGACGAAGCCTAGTTCCGCGCGCGAGCGAACAGAAGCCCGAAAATGCAGCCAGGTCTGGTGAGTGCTTGGGCTCTCTTGGTCGTCCCAGCTTCGCCGGGACGACACCGAGTGTGCCGCCTACCCCTTCGGCTGGATGCCGTCGCGCACGGCGCGGAAGCGGGTGAAGGCGGCCGACCACTGGTCGCGCGGGGCGCTGGCGATGATGCGCAAGGAGGTGCCGCCGCTCGAGAAGCGGATCCACTGCACCACGGTCACCGGGGTCTTGTCCTTGCCGCTGACGCCGTCGATCCGGGTCTCGAAACCCTGCTGGCCGTTGATGCGGATCGGCTCGGACATGGTGACGCGGGACTCGCGCACGCCGGGGATCTGCAGCGCGGCCTCCTGGGCGAAGCGGGCGCGGTCGTCGGCCTGCTGCGGGGTGGCGCCGATCAGGCCGAGGATCATGAACGGCTTCGATTCATAGCCCGAGCTCTCGTTGCCGTCGGCCAGGATGATGCTGGCGCCCGGCGCCAGCGTGCGGATGTCCTTGAAGTCGGCGAGATCGGTGATCTTGAACGGCATCAGCCCGATCTGCTCTTCGGCCGAGACCTGCTTGCGGGTGGTGGCGCTGGCAAACATCTGCCGCACCGCCTCGTCGGTGTAGATCCTGGTCGCGTTCTCCGGGATCTGCACGGCGACATAGCCGGAGAAGCCGGCGCCCGGCACGATCATCGAATAGCGCTTCACCGGGGTATCGCCGGCCTTGCCGCTTTCCGTGGTGTAATAGGCCAGACCCGCGGGGGTCTCGATCTTGTCCTGCTTGACGCCGGCGGTGCCGGCGGGATTGGAATTGAAGGCGCTCACGACCTCGCCATAGGCCGCCGGCGGCAGCTCGGTGATCAGCAC includes the following:
- the grpE gene encoding nucleotide exchange factor GrpE — its product is MTDRDRQPDDTTPPTGEPVVSKPYIMPDDPEPGSVELLQKEAAEARDRMLRTLAEMENLRKRTAKEVADSKLYGVTGFARDVLDIADNLQRALDAVPAEARAAADPGLTSLIEGVELTERSLLNALEKHGVKKFDPQGQKFDPNFQQAMYEVPDASVPAGTVVQVMQAGYTIGERVLRPALVGVAKGGAKAAAAANSNESN
- the pncA gene encoding bifunctional nicotinamidase/pyrazinamidase, yielding MLDRRQILTALGTTALATLAPTALFAAASIKPDDASALLVIDVQNCFLPGGSLAVKEGEQVVPVINKISKAFANVVMTQDWHTPGHVSFASVHSGKKPFETVDLPYGKQVLWPDHCVQGTDGAALSKDLAIPHAELIIRKGFHKDVDSYSAFLEADGKTSTGLAGYLKGRKIKRVFVVGLATDFCVAWTALDARKAGFEVYVVEDACRGIDTQGSLAKAWADMAKAGVKRIQSGDIAVSA